In Anabas testudineus chromosome 12, fAnaTes1.2, whole genome shotgun sequence, the genomic stretch tGTGCACAGACACTGTTAGTGCTGTGTATAGTAACAACACtaggagagggagacaaagtATTCcgaggggaagaaagaaaaatgaccTGTAAAGAGCTGAGGAAACTGGTCTTCTTGATAATAATCTCCATGTGCTTCATTTTGAGCTTGAATTTTCACTCACCCCAATAGCTATTTAATACTCCTCTTCTGCCCACTCAGATTATATGTCCTGGCTCTACAGCAGTGACCTTCAAAGACAGGTGACCTTTAGGGGTTTGTATCAGATACAgctatatatgtacatatatggttgttttgttttgttttgtttttttgttgcctgctgttcttttctctctcctctttcaactcaccccaactggtcgaggcagatggccgatatgtgtgtgtgtatatagttgtatgtatatatatagagTGAGTACATGATAGAATATTAGTATATTATACaatcatatattatatacatatacataccacatatactatatataataatatacatatacatatacatacatatacatatatatatatagatatatacatactatacagaaatatatatacataatatatatacacacatatatatatatatatacacacacatatatatatatatatatatatatacacacatatatatatatatatatatatacacacacatatatatatatatatatatacacacatatatatatatatatatatatatatatatatatatatatatatatatatatatatatatatatataccacacatatatatatataatacatatatatatatatatatatatatatatatacatacatatatatatatgtgtgtgtgtgtgtgtgtgtgtgtgtgtggaataatcagttatttgtaaaaaaaaaaaaacaaaaaaacaaaaaaaaaaacaaccacatacATCAGTaattacatacagtggcaagagttagtatgtgaacccttagtTAGTACATTAGTTACATTAGTTTGTCTGATCTTTATCtctttaagtcaagagtataaacaaatataatatacctaaaacacaaatcaaattttatgattttattgagaacaaccataaaaacatcatagtgctagtggaaaaactatgtgaacccttggaacaataacctccaaaaagctaattggagtcagcTGTTAGCAAGAACCTTTTtaagtttgctccacacaagaagaatatgcttatgtgagccacaCCTCACCAAAACAACCTTTCAGAGGACCTATggtcaagaattgttgatttacataaagctggaaagagttacaaagtaatttcaaagactatagaaattcaccagtctacagttaggcaaacaatctacaaatggacactttgggactgtggctataCTACCAAgaagtcaaaatgaccctaagagcacaagGAACATTCATCAatgatgaagaaagaaaaacaatccctagtgacagccaaagatttgaagacatcattggaactggctgtTCATGAGTCTCACAGTGCATATTGAACAAGCAGgttgtctatggcaggacaccacaaagaaaGTTGCTGgttattaaaatgaacattgctgcatgcctgaagtttgccaaagaacacATCGATACTGCACAGCattattggcaaaatgttttgcggactgatgaaactaagagtgaactatttggaaagaacacacagcactacatcgGGCATAAAAAGGGCcctgcatatcatcatgaaaacatcatcctaatcATAAAGTATAATCGTAAAATATATTCATGATGATCAcaatttgggcctgctttgctgcatcagggcctggccaactTGCACTGATTTGGAGGGATGAGGAATTGTATCAAAACAAATTGTATGgaagtgtataaaaaaaatgagtttacaagggttcacatacttttttccactagcactatgaggtttttatggttgttctcaataaagaaatttttgtgtcattattttaggcacattataattgttaatactcttgacttagttGTGTAGGTATGTAAAGAAGTGTGTAAAGGTCTCAGTGAatggtggaggaggaagtgtcATGGTTTGGGTAATGTCTTAACCTTCAGAAAGTATTGTTGTAATTTTTCTCCACGCTACAGTAAATTGTTTTCCAATTTTGATCATTGCGCTTTTTTTGTTGAAATGGTTATTTTGCAAAACACTGTTCAAGTAACATGCCACAATAAAAATTCCTTCAAATGTTGAGCCATGAAGATGACAGTATTTATGAAAAAATCAAGTGTTCATAAattgttctctaattttgatcTCCAGTGTATAGTGGTAAGTAAGCTATTCCTCCACATGAAGTGGAAACATACAAACTACAGCATCAAATTTTTTTTTCGGTATCATTTTATAATATGTTTAATTACAattgtataatttaaaaagttcaTAAGCAGCTGTTGATCTCCACAGAATTCTCTTTGAAAAAGCATCcagtaaaaatatttctaaaacccaagggttttgttttcttaaatacacacactgacatgtatCATTGTTGGCCTTATTAGTACATGGAGGTAGCCCTTCACAGCATACTGAAAATATtagtaatgaaaacatttcattcacGTGTACCTAAATTAAACTTTCTTCATTCTAATTTGTCCATCCTGTCATGTTTCCACCAGTAAAATATTGCTCTTCAGTAACATCAAGCAACAGCAGGATGTGTAACATTGTCAACTGTCAACTTTTCCAGAACCTCTGATGCTCATATGTGTGTCCACATCACCAACAggtaaaaaaacattagaacgagaaataaaaagttatgCAGCATGCCAATGTGACAAATATCTTCATTACATTAAACTCACAGCAAGACAAGAGGCAAAAGAGAGTAACATTACTATCGTGGTGCTGTGGTGTGAGACagtctgttgttctgtttcatCAACCTAAAACCCTCGCTCCATCTATATAATGCTGCGATGAAGTTCACTTTGGTTGTAGATGGTGGTTCCATGACAGCTGTAACTGTATGCTGTATGTATTTCCTTGTTAAAATCTCAAAAATCAGTGGTGGGATTATGATGGGGCAGAAATGCTGCAGATACTAAAATGAATTACCAAAGCTTCAACAGATCtactgaaattaaacaaagtgaGAACCAGCAAGTAGCTGAACTTACTTTTAATTTGATGGTCATAACAGACAGCGGTGTTTCCTCACATATTTCATTTCTCTATTTGTGAGCAAACAGTGATGCTACAACtcactgtgaaaaaacaaactgatacCTATGACTGACTGtgaaaattaacaaaacaatttcAGCAAAAATCATGCAGAATTTCTAGTTTTTAAATCAATGTGCACACAGTGTGGTAAACTTCACCTCTCAACTTGCATTCAGAGACAGAGGCCAGCAGTGATCAGCATCACTTCCTCAAAATGaggacaaatgacaaaaatggTTTAACTAGTCTATCTGTGTGGATTCTGATGTACAAACTGGCCTGGTCACAGCTGCATGGGGGGGTCAGAGCTCCTTTAGGTGGTTCCATAGATCCTTGTCTTACAAAATGAGGAAGGAATTACTTTCACTGCTTCATCATCATAACATTGTCTTTCCACACACTGTTCAGCAGTGTAATAAAGCTACATATGATCCTTTTGATTCCAGTAACAAAATCTGATCAAGTGGTGGTGTGGAACGTAAGGATATTTGTGACATACACACCATCAGGTTTTTCTAAAAAGGACACAAAACTGACCTCAGCATAGTCTCCataacaacatactgtatatagtacAGTAAAGATGAAAACACTCATTGTTAGAAATACCTCCCAGATTGTCACAGGCTGGTATCAGCTGTCTTGTTCTTTGGAGCGTTGACAGAATTTGATAGTGTTGCAGTGTCAGAATGAGCGTCCCTGCAGAAGAACACAGCAGGGTTTTTACAGGCCCACATCGCCACTTCACCCCCACCTCCTTTACCAGGACTTGAACTTGACAACCTACTGTTGTTATTCACCCCTACACGACTCACGTAGCGGTCTCTTATTCTTTCTGCCTGGTTGAGCCGTATTTCGCGGTTCTGAGTTTGGCTGGACAGATATGCAGCAATATTTCTGGTTCGATAGCCTTCCTCTCTGCTGCGCCCCAGGAGCATGGATATATTGGGGTTCCTCAGGGCATAAATCAGAGGGTTGATGGCTCCATTCGCCCATGCTAGCCAGATGGCCACTGTGTCCATTGCAGGGTTGAACGTGTAATCTCCCATTGCTGTAACCAACCCCATTAAACAATATGGTCCCCAAcaaaaaattatgaaaacaatcATAATCAGGACTGTGGTGGCTGTTCgcatttcactgtaaaatcGCAGCAAATATGCATATGTGGTCACTGGCCTGACACGGATTTCAGAGAGCCGCACTGTCTTACAGATGTtataatgacaaaaacacatgagagagaaaggaaataaataacatacaaCAATAAGGCAGATGCTATATGTCGTTCCCATGCGGGAGGTCCCAGAGTggaacacatacatacagtggtAGAAACCACGCTTATGGATTTCTGTAGGCGTCGGCACTAACAGATACCAGGGTAGagaaaaaataactgcagttaACCACACAGCTATCAACAACTGTGTAGCTTTCTGCCGCCCTATTTTAGCCTGCGGCTGTCTGACTATGGCGTAGTACCTGTCAAAGGAGATCAATGTCATAGTCAGGGTGGAGATGATACCAAAGCAGGTGTTGAAAAAGCCATTGGCCACACAGAAATGATCCCCAAACATCCAGATGCCGTCCTTACTGAAAAGCATGACGAAGGAGAATGGCAGGCATAGAACTGCTGTAAGAAAGTCAGACAGCGACAGCGACATGATGAAAGCATTTGTTACGGTTCGaagctgtctgtgtttgatgatgacaatgacaaCTGCTGAGTTACCGAGGCTGGAcaagaggaagatggagagtAGTACCAGGGCCTGAGCTGCCACAGTGATCCCCTGCAGGACAGAGTTACTTTCAGTTGCACTCAGCACCGACGGGGTCAATGCCTGATGGGTTTGACTGGGCTCGCTCCCCCTTTGGTCTCTGAATGCTGATAGGTTTCCTGTGGCACCCACTGTGGCCTCTGTAGTGGTGGTCACTAGGCTGGTCACTATTGACACGACCCTGagtaaccaaaacaaaaaacaaaacagtgaaattaaTCAACCAGAGCTGATTCAGAATTCTGCTGCTCATGTGCTGAGCAAGACCACAAGGAGAtagtttttgaatcttgaaagtTGAAGTTTGCTCCAACGTTctagacaaaaacacatcatttagtTGAAC encodes the following:
- the LOC113158074 gene encoding G-protein coupled receptor 135 isoform X3, whose protein sequence is MDSPVSTALRGNSGSNYTADNSGPSFTSQLGTASPVVPRVVSIVTSLVTTTTEATVGATGNLSAFRDQRGSEPSQTHQALTPSVLSATESNSVLQGITVAAQALVLLSIFLLSSLVLCLPFSFVMLFSKDGIWMFGDHFCVANGFFNTCFGIISTLTMTLISFDRYYAIVRQPQAKIGRQKATQLLIAVWLTAVIFSLPWYLLVPTPTEIHKRGFYHCMYVFHSGTSRMGTTYSICLIVVCYLFPFSLMCFCHYNICKTVRLSEIRVRPVTTYAYLLRFYSEMRTATTVLIMIVFIIFCWGPYCLMGLVTAMGDYTFNPAMDTVAIWLAWANGAINPLIYALRNPNISMLLGRSREEGYRTRNIAAYLSSQTQNREIRLNQAERIRDRYVSRVGVNNNSRLSSSSPGKGGGGEVAMWACKNPAVFFCRDAHSDTATLSNSVNAPKNKTADTSL
- the LOC113158074 gene encoding G-protein coupled receptor 135 isoform X2, whose protein sequence is MDSPVSTALRGNSGSNYTADNSGPSFTSQLGTASPVVPRVVSIVTSLVTTTTEATVGATGNLSAFRDQRGSEPSQTHQALTPSVLSATESNSVLQGITVAAQALVLLSIFLLSSLAVLCLPFSFVMLFSKDGIWMFGDHFCVANGFFNTCFGIISTLTMTLISFDRYYAIVRQPQAKIGRQKATQLLIAVWLTAVIFSLPWYLLVPTPTEIHKRGFYHCMYVFHSGTSRMGTTYSICLIVVCYLFPFSLMCFCHYNICKTVRLSEIRVRPVTTYAYLLRFYSEMRTATTVLIMIVFIIFCWGPYCLMGLVTAMGDYTFNPAMDTVAIWLAWANGAINPLIYALRNPNISMLLGRSREEGYRTRNIAAYLSSQTQNREIRLNQAERIRDRYVSRVGVNNNSRLSSSSPGKGGGGEVAMWACKNPAVFFCRDAHSDTATLSNSVNAPKNKTADTSL
- the LOC113158074 gene encoding G-protein coupled receptor 135 isoform X1, which encodes MDSPVSTALRGNSGSNYTADNSGPSFTSQLGTASPVVPRVVSIVTSLVTTTTEATVGATGNLSAFRDQRGSEPSQTHQALTPSVLSATESNSVLQGITVAAQALVLLSIFLLSSLGNSAVVIVIIKHRQLRTVTNAFIMSLSLSDFLTAVLCLPFSFVMLFSKDGIWMFGDHFCVANGFFNTCFGIISTLTMTLISFDRYYAIVRQPQAKIGRQKATQLLIAVWLTAVIFSLPWYLLVPTPTEIHKRGFYHCMYVFHSGTSRMGTTYSICLIVVCYLFPFSLMCFCHYNICKTVRLSEIRVRPVTTYAYLLRFYSEMRTATTVLIMIVFIIFCWGPYCLMGLVTAMGDYTFNPAMDTVAIWLAWANGAINPLIYALRNPNISMLLGRSREEGYRTRNIAAYLSSQTQNREIRLNQAERIRDRYVSRVGVNNNSRLSSSSPGKGGGGEVAMWACKNPAVFFCRDAHSDTATLSNSVNAPKNKTADTSL
- the LOC113158074 gene encoding G-protein coupled receptor 135 isoform X4, producing the protein MDSPVSTALRGNSGSNYTADNSGPSFTSQLGTASPVVPRVVSIVTSLVTTTTEATVGATGNLSAFRDQRGSEPSQTHQALTPSVLSATESNSVLQGITVAAQALVLLSIFLLSSLGNSAVVIVIIKHRQLRTVTNAFIMSLSLSDFLTAVLCLPFSFVMLFSKDGIWMFGDHFCVANGFFNTCFGIISTLTMTLISFDRDAHSDTATLSNSVNAPKNKTADTSL